From Mauremys reevesii isolate NIE-2019 linkage group 10, ASM1616193v1, whole genome shotgun sequence, the proteins below share one genomic window:
- the LOC120372964 gene encoding LOW QUALITY PROTEIN: alpha-endosulfine-like (The sequence of the model RefSeq protein was modified relative to this genomic sequence to represent the inferred CDS: inserted 2 bases in 1 codon) — protein sequence MLEKLSADSRCEQTGSEKQDTQEKEAVVXERAEEAKLKANYPNLGQKPGGSDFLMKRLQKGQKYFDSGDYSMAKAKMKNKQLPGTGPDINLVTGDHIPTPQDLPPRKSSLVTSKLAG from the exons ATGTTGGAGAAGCTCAGCGCCGACAGCCGGTGCGAACAGACGGGCAGCGAGAAACAGGATACGCAGGAGAAGGAAGCAGTTGT TGAGAGAGCAGAAGAAGCAAAACTAAAGGCCAACTATCCTAATTTAGGACAGAAGCCAGGAGGGTCAGACTTCCTAATGAAAAGACTGCAGAAAGGGCAAAAGTATTTTGACTCGGGTGACTACAGTATGGCCAAGGCAAAGATGAAGAACAAGCAGTTGCCAGGCACCGGGCCTGACATTAACTTGGTGACAGGAGACCATATCCCGACACCACAAGATCTTCCACCGAGAAAATCATCACTTGTAACCAGCAAGCTGGCAGGGTAA